In one Amaranthus tricolor cultivar Red isolate AtriRed21 chromosome 8, ASM2621246v1, whole genome shotgun sequence genomic region, the following are encoded:
- the LOC130820360 gene encoding uncharacterized protein LOC130820360: protein MSQPITHRHLTRPTPTAPLLKQKSWSPDSHREELWARRKQLSGPRRTKSLTDEDLEELKACFELGFRFDSPEMESDSRLSNTLPALEFYYAVNRSYNDAVLKSRKSSSSPSLSQLNTASSSSSSTESDSANSSPIGSPLTLFSPGDDPSTIKTRLRHWAQLVACSVKQSW from the exons ATGTCTCAACCCATCACCCACCGCCACCTTACCCGTCCCACTCCCACCGCCCCACTTCTCAAACAAAAATCATGGTCGCCGGATTCTCACCGTGAAGAATTATGGGCCCGTCGGAAACAACTCAGTGGTCCTCGTCGTACCAAGAGTTTAACCGATGAAGATTTAGAAGAACTCAAAGCTTGTTTTGAACTTGGATTCAGATTTGATTCACCCGAAATGGAATCCGATTCAAGATTATCTAATACTCTCCCTGCTCTGGAGTTTTACTATGCTGTTAATCGAAGCTATAACGACGCCGTTTTAAAGTCTAGGAAATCGTCTTCTTCGCCATCGTTATCGCAGTTGAATactgcttcttcttcttcttcttcgacGGAAAGCGATTCGGCTAATTCTTCTCCAATCGGCAGCCCTCTCACCTTGTTTTCACCTg GGGATGATCCAAGTACAATTAAGACAAGGTTGAGACATTGGGCACAACTGGTTGCCTGTTCAGTGAAGCAATCATGGTGA